In the genome of Equus asinus isolate D_3611 breed Donkey chromosome 9, EquAss-T2T_v2, whole genome shotgun sequence, one region contains:
- the MXD3 gene encoding max dimerization protein 3 — translation MGKRAREPARAAPAALTCSGGVRGLPGTVGPQSSVPCAGPSPQARGWKEAQRRQVTAPQARPPPAVADMEPVASNIQVLLQAAEFLERREREAEHGYASLCPHRSPGPVQRRRKRSPQAPGALDSGRSVHNELEKRRRAQLKRCLEQLKQQMPLGADCARYTTLSLLRRARMHIQKLEEQEQRARRLKEKLRSKQQSLKQQLEQLRGLAGPGERERLRADSLDSSGLSSERSDSDQEELEVDVESLVFGGEAELLRGFSTGQEHSYSHCSGAWL, via the exons ATGGGCAAACGGGCTAGGGagcccgcccgcgccgccccgGCGGCGCTCACGTGCAGCGGCGGAGTCAGGGGCCTCCCGGGGACCGTGGGCCCCCAAAGCAGTGTTCCTTGTGCCGGGCCCTCCCCACAAGCACGGGGCTGGAAAGAGGCCCAGAGACGCCAAGTAACCG CACCCCAGGCCCGCCCGCCGCCAGCTGTCGCCGACATGGAACCCGTGGCTAGCAACATCCAGGTCCTGCTGCAGGCGGCCGAGTTCCTGGAGCGCCGcgagagag AGGCCGAGCATGGCTACGCGTCCCTGTGCCCGCACCGCAGTCCGGGCCCCGTCCAAAGGAGGAGGAAGCGATCCCCGCAAGCTCCTGGCGCTCTGGACAGTGGGCG GTCTGTGCACAACGAACTGGAGAAGCGCAG GAGGGCCCAGCTGAAGCGGTGCCTGGAGCAGCTGAAGCAGCAGATGCCCCTCGGGGCTGACTGTGCCCGATACACCACACTGAGCCTGTTGCGCCGGGCCAGGATGCACATCCAG AAactggaggagcaggagcagcGAGCCCGGAGGCTCAAGGAGAAGCTGCGCAGCAAGCAGCAGAGCCTGAAGCAGCAGCTGGAGCAGCTccgggggctggcagggccaggcgAGCGGGAGCGGCTGCGGGCGGACAGCCTGGACTCTTCGGGCCTCTCCTCCGAGCGCTCCGACTCAGACCAAG AGGAGCTGGAGGTGGACGTGGAGAGCCTGGTGTTCGGGGGTGAGGCTGAGCTGCTGCGGGGCTTCAGCACCGGCCAGGAGCACAGCTACTCACACTGCAGCGGTGCCTGGCTATGA
- the PRELID1 gene encoding PRELI domain-containing protein 1, mitochondrial has product MVKYFLGQSVLRSSWDQVFAAFWQRYPNPYSKHVLTEDIVHREVTPDQKLLSRRLLTKTNRMPRWAERLFPANVAHSVYILEDSIVDPQNQTMTTFTWNINHARLMVVEERCVYCVNSDNSGWTEIRREAWVSSSLFGVSRAVQEFGLARFKSNVTKTMKGFEYILAKLQGEAPSKSLVETAKEAKEKARETALAATEKAKDLASKAATKKQQQQQQFV; this is encoded by the exons ATGGTGAAGTATTTCCTGGGCCAGAGCGTGCTCCGGAGTTCCTGGGACCAAGTGTTCGCTGCCTTTTGGCAGCGGTACCCGAATCCCTATAG CAAGCATGTCTTGACGGAAGACATAGTACACCGGGAGGTGACCCCTGACCAGAAGCTCCTGTCCCGGCGACTCCTGACCAAGACCAACAGGATGCCCCGCTGGGCCGAGCGACTGTTTCCTGCCAATGTTGCTCACTCGGTGTACATCCTGGAGGATTCTATTGTGGACCCACAGAACCAGACCATGACCACCTTCACCTGGAACATCAACCATGCCCGGCTGATG GTGGTGGAGGAACGATGTGTTTACTGTGTGAACTCTGATAACAGTGGCTGGACCGAAATCCGCCGGGAAGCCTGGGTCTCCTCTAGCTTATTTGGCGTCTCCAGAGCTGTCCAG GAATTTGGTCTGGCCCGGTTCAAAAGCAACGTGACCAAGACTATGAAGGGTTTTGAGTACATCTTGGCCAAGCTGCAAG GCGAGGCTCCTTCCAAATCCCTTGTGGAGACAGCCAAGGAAGCCAAGGAGAAGGCAAGGGAGACGGCACTGGCAGCTACAGAGAAGGCCAAGGACCTCGCCAGTAAGGCCGCCaccaagaagcagcagcagcagcagcagttcgTGTAG
- the RAB24 gene encoding ras-related protein Rab-24 has product MSGQRVDVKVVMLGKEYVGKTSLVERYVHDRFLVGPYQNTIGAAFVAKVMSVGDRTVTLGIWDTAGSERYEAMSRIYYRGAKAAIVCYDLTDSSSFERAKFWVKELRNLEEGCQIYLCGTKSDLLEEDRRRRRVDFHDVQDYADNIKAQLFETSSKTGQSVDELFQKVAEDYVSVAAFQVMTEDKGVDLGQKANPYFYSCCHH; this is encoded by the exons ATGAGCGGGCAGCGCGTGGACGTCAAGGTGGTGATGCTGGGCAAGGAGTACGTGGGCAAGACGAGCCTGGTGGAGCGATACGTGCACGACCGCTTCCTGGTGGGGCCCTATCAGAAC ACCATCGGGGCCGCCTTCGTGGCCAAGGTGATGTCCGTCGGAGACCGGACGGTGACTTTGGGTATTTGG GACACGGCAGGCTCTGAGCGCTACGAGGCCATGAGCCGAATCTACTATCGGGGCGCCAAGGCTGCCATCGTCTGCTATG ACCTTACGGACAGTAGCAGCTTTGAGCGGGCAAAGTTCTGGGTGAAGGAACTGCGCAACCTAGAGGAG GGCTGTCAGATCTACCTCTGTGGCACCAAGAGTGACCTGCTGGAGGAGGACAGGCGGCGTCGCCGTGTGGACTTCCACGACGTCCAGGATTACGCTGACA ATATCAAAGCTCAGCTGTTTGAAACATCCAGCAAGACAGGCCAGAGTGTGG ACGAGCTCTTCCAGAAAGTGGCAGAGGATTACGTCAGTGTGGCTGCCTTCCAGGTGATGACAG AGGACAAGGGCGTGGACCTGGGCCAGAAGGCAAACCCCTATTTCTACAGCTGTTGTCATCACTGA